The Streptomyces sp. NBC_00490 genome includes a region encoding these proteins:
- a CDS encoding 3-oxoacyl-ACP synthase III family protein, with amino-acid sequence MTEATFPGPGSPMKDIRILGTGAYVPERIVSNDEVGAPAGVDDAWITRKTAIRERRWAAPGQATSDLATAAARAAMKSAGVTAEQLSMIVVATSTPDRPQPPTAAYVQRNLGAASTAAFDVNAVCSGTVFALSAVGSVVLRRGGYALVIGADTYSRILDPADRRTVVLFGDGAGAMVLGPTTQGPVVRHVALHTFGALSDLIQVPAGGSRQPLDHAGLDAGLQYFAMDGREVRRFVMEQLPQLVKGFLHEAGVEAADISHFIPHQANGAMLDDVFADLALPRATMHRTVTHYGNTGAASIPITLDAAVREGAFRPGELVLLAGFGGGMAASFALIEWG; translated from the coding sequence ATGACAGAGGCAACGTTCCCGGGCCCCGGCAGCCCTATGAAGGACATCAGGATCCTCGGCACGGGTGCTTATGTGCCGGAGCGGATCGTCTCCAACGACGAGGTCGGCGCGCCGGCCGGGGTCGACGACGCCTGGATCACCCGTAAGACCGCGATCCGGGAACGGCGCTGGGCCGCCCCCGGCCAGGCCACGTCCGACCTGGCGACGGCCGCGGCGCGTGCCGCGATGAAGTCGGCGGGCGTCACCGCCGAGCAGCTGTCCATGATCGTGGTCGCCACGTCCACGCCGGACCGGCCGCAGCCGCCGACGGCGGCCTATGTGCAGCGCAACCTCGGTGCCGCCAGCACCGCGGCGTTCGACGTCAACGCGGTGTGCTCCGGCACGGTGTTCGCGCTCTCCGCGGTCGGCAGCGTGGTGCTGCGGCGCGGCGGCTACGCGCTGGTGATCGGCGCGGACACGTACTCGCGCATCCTGGACCCGGCCGACCGCAGGACGGTCGTCCTGTTCGGCGACGGCGCGGGCGCCATGGTCCTCGGTCCGACCACGCAGGGCCCGGTCGTGCGGCATGTCGCCCTGCACACCTTCGGCGCCCTCTCAGACCTGATCCAGGTGCCCGCGGGCGGCAGCAGGCAGCCCCTGGACCACGCCGGCCTGGACGCCGGGCTGCAGTACTTCGCGATGGACGGGCGGGAGGTGCGCCGGTTCGTCATGGAGCAACTGCCGCAGCTGGTGAAGGGGTTCCTCCACGAGGCCGGTGTCGAGGCCGCGGACATCAGCCACTTCATCCCGCACCAGGCCAACGGTGCCATGCTCGACGACGTCTTCGCGGACCTGGCCCTCCCCCGCGCCACCATGCACCGCACGGTCACGCACTACGGCAACACGGGCGCCGCCTCCATCCCGATCACCCTCGACGCGGCCGTCCGCGAGGGCGCCTTCCGCCCCGGCGAGCTGGTCCTGCTGGCCGGGTTCGGCGGGGGCATGGCCGCGAGTTTCGCCCTGATCGAGTGGGGGTGA